The window CAAGCAGTTACATTGGACTTTATAAGAGTTCCCCACTAGGGAATCAGAAGCCGCTGATTGTGCCCGGGACTGGTGCAGATGCTTTAGGGTTGGACAGACGGGTTGTACCAGCAGACAAGCCCCCAGAATTGAGTCTGAATGGGAGTAGCAGCTATCTGCGTGTTCCCTGGATGAGTCCCTACCATGAAGCTGGAATGTACCCTTTTTTAGATTCCAGTAAATATGCTGCTTTGAACATGTATAAAGCATCAATCCTGTCACAACCGCCGCCTTACCTTCCCCAGCATCTGGCCTACCAGTCTTTATGTGCAGGAGCAGGAGGCAGTGCAGCTAGTGCCGAGCGTTTGTTTTATATGCCCCCCTATCCCCCCACACCTATATCTTCACCCCTTGCTCCCCCTCTCAGGATCCCCACCGCAACTGTCGCTCCTACAGCACTGTCACCAATGATGCACCACCAGGACAAAACCATACAGAGTATAGGTCCAAGGATTCACCATGAGCCCACTACATTTGGGCAGCAGACCATACATCAGCAGACGCAACCCCACCACCAGTCTCCCAATGACCGGCAACACAGCAGCAGCAGCGGGAATGGTGCCAGCAACAGCAAATCTATTCGGAACCCATCCAGCAAAAACACAAGCAGCACTAGCAGCAGTGTTAGCAACAGTAGTAGCACTGGTGTTAGTAGCAGCCCCAGTTCCATTGTCTCAGTAGACTCATGTCCTTCCCTGGTAATGCAGCCATCCCGCCCTACACCACGCCCCCCTCAACCATCTGTGCCTGCACCGCCCCCTCCTCCACCTCTTGTGGACAGCACTATGAAGTTCCAGAAGCCTCTGTACAGAAGTccttcatcatcctcatcatcctcaccatTGGTTGCTCACCCTGTTTACATAAGCAGCATTTCACAAGAGCTTCGGCCTCCAATTCGGACTAGCCAGAAGTCTAAAGCCAAAGAGGCAACCTTAGAGAGTAAGAAAGGTTTAGGAAATGAACGAAAGGGCAGCAGCTCACCTGTTAAGACCACCTCTGAGAAACAACCTAAACAGGGGCCTGTTACCAAAGACCCAGCAGACAAGCCTTTAGACCTGTCTGCTAAAATTATGGACTTTGAAGGACCTCCAAATGGATACCCCCCAAAATTAGAAGCCTTAGGCAAACTTTGCTATTCCCCCACCACTCGTTATGGACTTCCTCCGAACAGGGAGCTTTTGAAAGAAACTCTGTCTCCTTCATCCTCTGCTGTTAGCTCTTCTTCTAAAACTCCAGAAAGGCCGGAGATAATTAGCACTTTACCCTCTTCCTGGGTGGTGCCAAGTCCAACTCAGACAATCAGCTCAGAGGCTAATCAAAACAAAGGCTCCAGCATCATCAGTAACAAGAATTTAGAGCATGCAGTACCACAGTCAAGAAGTTCCTCATGCCCAAGAAGTGACTACCAAAATGGCTCAATCCCAAATTCTGCCCCTACTATCATGACTACAGCATCTCGGCCATCATCTGTCTCGCCTTCCCCCAAGATTAATGGTGAATGGCCCAAGTCGGGCCCCACCCCACCAGATAAACCCCCAAATAATAACCACGGTGGCAGTCATCCCTTAGCCACAAAGCCCTCAAAGACACTCAAAAAAACTGAAACACCTGAAATTGGCTTCAAGCCCCAGTCCTCACATTTAGAGAATGGACATACTCCACGTCACATCTACATGCCTCAGGGTGATGCTTATCTTCATCCCAGCTTAGCATATCCTAGCAGATATCTCTCATACCCAGTACCTGAGAGTCTGTCCCTCTCCCACTTGCAGATGTCTGGAAAAGGGCCAGTGTACCATCATCCAGTTCTGCTGGGCACTAACAGCTTGTATTCAGCACGTTTGCCGCCAAAGCCTGGCCTCCCTTATGGAATCCCGCCCAGTCATGGAGAGTATCTGACCTACCATGACTCGCAGGAGATGGTCCATCCACTAATGTCTCCCCACCTGCCCCTGGACCACAAAGTCTCAGACCGTCTCGAGCTGAGGCACAGACCCCTGGACAAGCCTTGGCACCACGAGGAAGCTCCATACAAACGCCAGAGCACCACCACAGACACAGATCCAGGCTACAAATCTGAGAGGGATTCAGAGAGGCAAGAAGTTCTGGGCTCCAAGTCTCAGAGCAAGCCTCACACAGTGAATAAAGATGAGATTGTCTGCATCGACCTGGTCCAAGATGACACAGATGGCAGCCCAGAGCCAGACAAACACAGTGTCATCGATGCCAAAAGCAAAGAGCCAGCTAAGCCTGTCGGCAGTGGGACAGGAATAGGGAATGAGAATGGCATTAATTCTGAGGCAAAAGAGCCAGAGCTCATGCAGATCTTACGTTCCGGCCTGCCTGTCATATTCAGGCCAGCTGAGTCAGAGCAGCAGCCAGAGGTATGCAGTCCACATCGGCCGCAAAAGCAGCCTAACTCACCTGTGCACAGCCTGGGTGAAGAGAACTCCTCTGAGCATAGCCCACTACCTGACATGTTGGAGGAGCAGACGTTACGGTGTGCTAGAACTTCTGGCGAAAGGGCTTGGACTGATGGTGCAGAACTCAAAGTTGATTGGCACCATGCTAATCGACAATATATGGACTTGTGCAAGGATAGACCAGAAGACACAGAGTCCCATGAGGATGAGGAAGAAGGACATGGATTGTCTAAAAACAAAAGATCCAGCCTGGCCAAGAGAATAGCCAACTCGTCAGGCTATGTTGGCGACCGCTTCAAATGCGTCACCACTGAGCTGTATGCAGACTCCAGCAAGTTGAGCCGCGAACAGCGAGCCCTACAGGTGAGTTGCAGACTTGTATGTTGGTTAGGATAGATAGGAAAGTTTGTGCAGTTATGTAACTCATTGTATTTCACACAGTCATGTTTGAGAATCATTAAGGCACCTTAAAGCGAAGATTGCTATAATTTGAAAACACCTCGCACAATCTTCTCTATTGTAGACACTTTATGGACAAGTTACTGTTATTGTATTTAATTAAGTTCCCAGCCATCCTGAGAAGTGTAGAGCTTGTCTTTAAAAATAGCTCAATGACCACAGTTCTGGCTTTGAGCGAGCATTTGCATCCAAGTTCCACACTAGGTTATGCTGAACGGCCTGCTAATTACAGCTCTCTGTAACCCACCCTCCCTTTCCCGTTCTCTCTTTCTATCGCTTCTTGTGCCCCTGCTGTGAATCTGTCAAGCAGGCTCTAATGGCAGCAGAGCCACAGTTAGCGTgagagaatgtgtgtttgtgtaagattacacacacactcaagtgtGGTTCAGTTAGTGGCTGAAAGGGTTAACGCAGTGTGTCATCTGTGGATTCTCTGCCCAGTCGTGCAGAAGATCAGCTGcagagtgttagtgtgtgtgtgcgtgtacatGCAGTGGCCTTGCTAGCACATACTGCTGCAGGCAACTGTTAACCTACAGGTGAGCCCTGGAGActggtgtgtgagtgtatgtctgAATAAGAGTGTGCGAATGTGTTTGTGTGGCATACCCAAACATAACTGCACACTCTATCCTACAGGACTCCATATGGGTTTCTCtttgtatacacacacaaacacatgcacaccccCAGGCCCCCAATAGCCATGTGCATGGTGGCAGCCCTCCCAGCTTAAGTGAAATCCGGTCCATTCTTTCCTGATGGGGAAGATTAGAGCTCTTACCAGCAGCAGCGAGTAGAGAGCTTGCCGACTAGCAGAGTCAttagtgtgcacacacacacaaacacaggcgCCCAGCGACGAGTGAACATAGGCTGACGGAAGACAATGCCCTCGTTTCAGATACCTCATATAATTACAAAATGCGCCTTTAAATAAGTGCAATATTTTCTGCCCATATATCTTACAGTGTATCAACCATTTAAAAGACAGCTTCTAAAACATTGGCGTTCTAAAAATAACTCCTGAATTCTACAATAGTTTTGCAAATAAGACTCAGGATCTTGATTATGGTGCATTTTTAATGATTCTGATGTGTAACATGGTAAGTTGATGTATCAAGTTTACTGATAAAtgtgggatagttcacccaaaaatgaaaattcagtcatcatatGCTCACCCCCAAacccgtatgaatttctttcctccgtagaataaaaaatatgttaagcagaatgacagccacAGACACTTTTAATGTATgaacaaagatgcaatgaaagtgaatgagggtgagtaaatgatgacaattttcatttttggaataaCTGGAAAAGCAATGCATGTACTGGTAAAATGCAGGGAATGCATGtactaataaaaaaatgtatatcttgaatgcactttaagtcactttggataaaaccataatgcataaatgtacatttaaatgtgtgttaTCATTGAAAACGATATTAAGCCCCATTTTAATTGCTTAGATGGAAGGATTATCACAAGAGGACAGTAATTTAAGTCAACCAGCTGCATTCTGGGAGGtcagttcattttatttttaaatgactaaTCAGTAGAAATGAGTAACTCTTGGTTTTGCTCCCACAGGCAGTTgtgaagtcctttttttccttCCCTTTTCCCTGTTTTTGAGGGGCCCTGAAAATTTCATGGTCAAATATTAGGAAAATGCATTGCACAACTTAACTTGCATCagttaaggcccaggtatactttgtttttgcgcGTTCCGGATCGACTCGCGCCTGGTCGACcgtgttgcctttgtgagtatactcttctgaccgcgagCGAATACGAATGCGTTTGatgcatgcacactacaacttctttgtggtACTCTTTTGGTACAGTCAACAGCAGGTGCATGCGACAGCGACACGCACAGCAGAGGACCGCATGCAtgggtcaagaaaatctaggcggcACATGGTCAAGCCGcgcggctgtgctgatgacgcaatttgcgtcacacatactgtgtgcGGAGCGATCCGCAGCGCAgacacccgaagtatactttggcctttaacgTTATTATTTATTGATATGCAGCCTCTGTGTTTACACTGATGCACTTCAACACCGATTGCAGATTTATATTgtgttagttttattattatttttcctctATTTTTTATGTACTGGAGCTCACAAGAGACAGACTTTACAGCTGGTGCTCGTAACACCGGGTCTGGTTTCACGattatgctgtgtgtgtgtgtctgtgtgtgtgtgtgtagcgtgCGATGATACGTTTCTCTGAGCTGGAGCTAAAGGAGAAGGAGGGGTGTGTGTCGTCTGCAGCACCCGAACAGGAGAGAGagcgggagagggagagggagctGGCAGAGAGCCAGCACGGAACGGGAGACTGGGAACAGAGCCAGCCAAACTCCAGGCCCTCTACGGCCCATTCGGCCCTCTCCGATCACACCGAACAGCACAACGGTAAGAGACACACACATAAAGCACAATCCCTCTCTCGCTGTCTCCCACTCCTGCActtgcttttattttctttctcttcGCTTGCTATCTttgtctcacactctctctctctctctcataatctCTGACATGTGCGTCTCTAACTTTCGTCTTGCTAGAACTGGccttttttcttccatttttctTTTGTCCTGTCTTCCTATCTCCTAAAATCATTCGCTACATCCCCGGCGCACTGTCGTTCTTCAACCCCCCTCCCTACCCCCACACATTTCCTCTCCATGTCACTAGGGACGGTCCCTGAGCTGCGGCGCTCAATGCAACAGCGTTAAACCAGCGGAAACGGCGTGGTAAACATGGCTTCCGCTACCGCCACCCTCAAACAGGAGACGTGCACATAAATAAGCACTTGCTCGCTCTCCTTTCTCCCTCTCAGCTGTTTTGACCCTTGTTATTACACTCCTGCTCTGGTAATGGCCAAATGCCATCAGATTTCTAAATCAACACTTTGCTGCTATGTGACCTCGTTCTCCCTGGTGGCTTTCACAAAGGCGAGGTGTTTCCTGTGCATGTGGGTCAGATTGTGTGTGTTCGTGTATGCTCGCATGTGTGTCAGCCACACGGACAATTAACAACGCTCTGGATTACATAAACAGAGCGCGCTCAGCAGATCAGTTGTTCCTGTGATGCGGATAAAGTGGAAAATGCTAAGAGTCCAGCGTAGATTTAGCTGGAGCCCTAGGCTTTGCAAGTTAATCATGTCTTTTAAATTTCCggtgtattaaattattaatacaaTTCATGAGAATGATTCATTAATTTACTTTGTATTCCTTTGTGTGCCCATTCTGGTTGGTTTATGTCCTTCCGTCCTCTTCATTTTCATGCCCTGTCTATCCTTCAATCTCTCTTGGAACGGCCATGCTAACTCTCTCCTGGTGACGCAAACAATGTTACCATGACAATCTGCATTTAATGAGGAGTTGCTATGGTGCAGACATTGTCATGAATTATGGGATGCATGTGGTGTTAGTCACATGCTTTGTGCGTGTCTATGTGAGCCCGGGGCAGGGTGGGCTGCATTCTCGCCCAGGCCAGTATAAGGGTAGTTCTGTTCGGCATTGAGAGTGTGTTAAGTAAAGTTGTTTTGCACATAAGAGTGCTTGCTATTTAACCTGTTCTAGTGGTATGTGTATTTTTGTAAATTTAATAGTAGTTTAGTGTACATGTGACTTGCGTGGTGGCATTAGCCATATAATTTGCACATGCATGTTTTACATTGGAAATGCGtgagattgtgtttgtgtgtgagaagcAGGTAGTACAGAGTGCGTGCCCCCAGCACTTGTTTTTTGATCTGCGCTGCTGCTCTTAGCTGCCGGGAGACATTCTCAAGAAGCACTTTTCACTACCACACATAGAATGGGAGAAAGGAGAAAAGGGGGAGGAGAGAGACAGGAGGGAGGAAgggggagggagggagaggagACTCAAGCTGGGTTGCCGCTTGCGCTCTTGGCACGGATGTTTCGGGCTAATTTAAGCTCGCTGAAAGAGCGAGCAAGCGCATCCCTTTTTGCCGTCTAGCTCTCCGTGTGGGAAGGGTGTGGTGGAGTTAGCACAAACACGCAAGGGTCCAGGGTTGGGGGTTTGTTTTTCTCCAGTcctttcctgtctctctctctctctgtctgtctgtggcctTGTGTTCTGCTGGATTGTCAGGGCTTCTTTTCAACTTGCATTCTATGTGGTTGAAAAAGGCTTTTTTTTCGCAAGGCCATGACGCAATGTGTTTGACtaatgcgtgtgtgtttgtgtggctaTGCAGGTGTGACGCTGACATGTGCAAACAACAGAGTTCCCGTGCTCCAGCGGTGCGGCCCACAGGTCGACGTCTCGCAGTCTCGCCGAGCAGAGGAGAAGAGAGCAAGGGATGAGGAGGAGGGGTCTGTTGGCACACTGACGGGCAGGAAACATGCATTGAGTTTGGAGGCAAGCCAAGGCCACCCTGACTGCACGCACACAGtggaagagagggaaagagatagagagagacagacaagagGAGAGGATGATAACGGCATCGCTGCGAAGAGAGCGAGACTGATTTCAGGTAGATGTTTGAGCTGTCTGTCTTCCCCCTCCCCACAATCAGTACATTAACATGCACAGTTAAATTCTGGTTTTTGTGTAGTCGATTTATAGTCTTCAACTCTGTtcatacatgacacaatgcataatcaaatatttaaaagaaggACACATTACCTCTGTCTTTCGGGCCTTTTCCGGACTCTATGCAGAGGCCCAATTTTGGTTCGATTAACGCatatacatgctggatgaagcatGAAGCCACATTATCTACCTCTGTTAATTCGACTTtgcaaaaatcaaatcacttgcTCTCTCTCTATTTTGACTTGCTCTCTCCAGGGTTCAGCTGTTTTTTCCCCTTTCCTCTACTTTTTCTTTGGCTTTGATCCTTTTGCTGGCCTTTTCGATTCATCTTGATTTTGTGTTTATTGCCGTCACATGGTCCAAATAAACACAACTGCCGGGCGTTCTCTGCCCTTCACTCTCTTTGTGTGCAGTCTAAAGGGCGTTTTCAGACATCAAAACAGCCTTTGTATAATCCCACATTTAAACGTGTCCCAGAAAACATGTTTTTGCCAGCGGAGCATATGTGTCTGCATGTAGGTGTCTGTTCGTCTCTGCTCTTTCGTTTGAAAGCTATCAAACTCGTGGGTATTTGTTTTCTAGGAGGAAACAACTTTTCCAGTATCGACTGGAAAACAATTTCTGTTTACATCTGATATTAAATGGTGTCTTGGGTGATCTCGGGTgaacagcactaaatacaggtctaaactaGATAAAACTAGAAAAATAGTTTTGGTTGTCAGGGATGCATATGACCACATTGCTTTTTGTAACATAGTGCATCCCAGACAGTTGTGAAGGAAGGACCATGTACTTGCATAATGCGTTTTAAACTTTGCTTACTAGGTACAGCTTAGAAAAACCATCCAGTCTAAAAAATTTGGAAAAGGTAATATGTGTGCAAAACTTTGGTGTGCATTGTTGTGTTTCTTCTGAACATTTTTGTACACACCCATGTAGTAAATGATGAATGAATTTACAAAATTGAACCCTCGAAATCCAATCACAAGTAGTCACCGGAGACCCACTTGAGATGCATATTAAAACCAGGTGCATATGGCAATCTGTCATGGCTGACCACTTATGATCGAATCACAGGACACGGATGTCAATTCAAGGTGTAAACGGATTGCCTCTATCTCTCTCTGCAGACGTATGGCCGCAGCCTTCTGAGCAGGAGGTGAAGAATCTGAAGGTGTGTATCGAGTTGACGGGTCTTCGGTTAAGTAAACCCCGCCACCTCCATAATCTCCAGGATCTCTGGGACAGACGGGGGCAGCTCAACCATGACAGGCCCCAATTCGGAGATCCCAACCTTGTTGTGCCTCCCACATCCAAATCCACTCTTCCACCACTCCAAACCACCAGGAGGGAAAAGCTCAACCCTTGCTCCCCAGAGGTCCCGAGAGTTGCCCCTGGTGCCCCTGCTGTGGATCGAAAGGTCAAAGCAAACGGATTTGAAGAGAAAGGGCTGAAGAGGAAAGGCGAGGTGGAGAGAGGTTGGACAAAAGAACACCTGGAATACGCAGAGTCCGACACAGGTACGTCTTCGTGTTAAATGCGACAGCGTCTTTGCTGGGTTGTTAGTGGAGAGTAGCGCATTCTGGGAAAAAGTCTGCAGGTCAAGATCTTTAGAGGATGTTTTTGTCAACGGGACCTTAGACTTCAGAAGAGCTATTGAAAATGACGAGAGGACAACAGTTTAAATGGGTTTTGTCATTTGATATGATGATTTGATCTAACAGTTTCCTCATTTTGCTTTTTAGGTCTTGTCCCAAAACTTTTTAGCCATTCGGCCTGAGTGTTGATATGGGTTTCACAAGTCACTTCCTGTACACTTCACCTTATACCTCACACACTACACCCTGTATACTACTTTGCCTTACACTCCAACTACTAGATACTATACCTATACCCTATTCACTACATGCTACATATTGTGCCCTACACCCTTCTTTCCACATCCTACTCAACATATTACACTCAATTTAATCTATgggctgagtttggaatggcagaCTACCATAActacttactatttctgccatatctaTAAAAGACATAAATacagtagtaagagtagtatggtaggatgccattccaaactcagcctgTGGTCAGTGCTCTACATCCTACATACTATGTCCTACATACTGCACCCAACACTATACATACTTCACTCAACTCCATTGACTTATGCGGTACAGAGAAAGACAAAGGGAATTGAGGAGGGAGACACGAGTAGCGTACAGAGCAGAGAGTGTGAAAGAGACTGAGAAAACGAAAGGCTGTTAGAAAGCAAAGGGGAAAGGGTGGAAAGGAGGAGCGAAAGATAGCAGAAAGAGATGAAACTAGGATGTGAAGCACTGAGGGGAGAACAGAGGTGAAATATTAGAGCGagggtgagtgagagagagagagagagagagaggcaggagTGAAAAACAGTAGGGAGAGGCAGATTAGAGGAAAGCGGAGCGTGTCGCCCTGTGTCTGCGGCTTTGGGATTGCAATAATGATTCTTGTTGATTGACAGCCACACACttacagacacgcacacacttaGACACTCGCCTCCTTGTTGTTATAAAAGCATCGCAGAAAAAAGCGCATGCCACAGAGTAATGAGCCATGAGATTCCACAACTGTGCaaatagctgtgtgtgtgtgtgtgtgtgtgtgtgtgttaggctgCCCGTCAGTATCTTGGCTGGTGAATATTGTGCTGGCGTTCTGTCAGGAGGATTATAGCGCAGCAAGGCGAGAGACGAGACTCGCTCTCATGGCGTTTTGAAAACGCATTTCTTAGGGGGGCATTTACATAAGACGCTCTACCCTTGAAAAGATGCACTAATTATTACTTGACTGTATACtgatatataacaatataaaatatcaaaaaatgtgaaacaattCTAGATAAAATAGTTTTTGGATAACTGTGTAGTAGCTATACGTGCTATGCATATGATTCTTGGTTTTAGTCAGGCTAAGAGGTGGTTTGCTGGTTAATgcgttattgtgtgtgtgtgtgtgtatgtgtgtgtgcccaGTTGCGTGCTAATGGGAGGCTAATATCCCCCAGATGTCCCTGTCAAAATCTGTCTCGTGCTGCACACACACTCGCTTTACAGCCAAGggaatttgcacacacacacagactaatTTGTGTTGTCTTTGACGAGGTGTGAGAGACGAGACACGCATGCCAGTGATGCAAAACTCTCCGCAGAATGCCCcagggtgtgtgcgtgtgtgtgtgtgtgtatagtatgCTGGttttgttctgttgattttaaaggcATTAAGGTCTTTGCTCCCCTTTTGCTAAATGAGTCATTCACTTAGGCTGCAGAGCACGCACACTATATGTGTGCGTTTGTGGGGTAGGTGCGGTGAATCTGGTCTCAAGGGTTCTCGGGGTAGGACTTTAATTAGCCTGTTGAAGGAGAGAAGCACTTTACACAGGCTGGAACAGTTCACCAATGGGGACGCAATCTCACACACTGGGTAGTGCACACTTGGTGGTTTGTGTGTTGAAGGTTCTCTGTAAGGTATTTTGTCTCGGGTCTGTCCAATAGAACCGGATGCTTATACCAAATCACATGCATGAATCATATGCATGTGACTTTGTGTTGAAGATACAATGAAAACTGCTTGTGTAAAAGTGTGTATGTTGGTGAAATATTAGTAGCTGTTAGTATCAATTAGTAATCAGTTAGTATCAATAGCTGACGCCAATATCTACTGGCTGATATTGATTGCCGAAATGTAATTTAGTGATGGCGAATGAGAAGTAAACAAAATTCTAACAACAAAAAATGTGCACTTTGTGTTGAGGATATGATGAAAACTGAATATTGGTAGTAGTGGTCAAGCCATATTGGTTTTTCAATAgccgatgccgatatctagagagcagggtggccgatataaAGCCAAAATTGATCAACAAAATCTACTTTAGTGATAATGAATGAGAAGtacaaaaaagtataaaaatatgaacagaaattttgtaaaagaatgtaaaaattaatatttgtattacacAATTTCAAAAAAAATGGACTGAAATTTTGTATACGAATGTAAAaaataacacttattttacacatttactcaATTGACAaaagtttgaaaaataaaaatgtaaaattatgaatgGAAATTTCATATACGAATGTAAAAATTAAcactttttttacacatttacacaaatAGAAAACCTAAACTGTGTAAAAATATGAGCTGAAATTTCatgtactgatgtaaaaacagactttactcaaaaaaaaaaataatttaaacagaaaatgtgtaaaaatatgaacaaaaatgtaatatatacaaatgtaaaaacgTGCACATTTAACAAAGTTTTCACATTTTCTTggaaacatatttatatatttttttcttatatttgtATTTGAAATGTATACACAAATATGTAGATATATAGtacagatgtactgtatatacaaatgtatttgtatttatacattttctgTGTATGTGACTGTCGACTGTGTTTTTGAAATGGACAAACTTTTGTTAATTGGCCAAGTGGTCACGGTTCTCAGCCGATACGACAAtctcaaaatagccaaatatcATGTAATGAATCGGCCTGCTCCGCTACATGTGGTCTTTCACTAGTTGCTAGTGCGTGTTTTTGTTCTGTATGTGGTCTTCTCTCTGTGGCTTTCTCTGTTTTTGCccgtatgcatgtgtgtgtgtgagaaagattTCCTCTGCGCGGTGGGGCTCTAGCTGGCTTCGTGCTCTCAcggctgctctgtgtgtgtgcgtgcaagtGAACGGGGAATATGATGAATAATGGAACAGATGTGGAGCACGCTCTGTTTCGCCGCACCTCTCTCCTGGCCTTGCACTCTGCCTTTCATCGTCTCGTTTCCTCGctgctgcatctctctctctctctctttctattctTCCACTTTTCTGCCTGTCCACCGTTTTTCTTTTTCCGGTCTTTGTTGCTctccttttcatttgatttgccACTCTTGCATtctcttttatgttctttttctctctctctttttttctcattcCTTCCTTTCTTTACTGGTTTATCACTGTAATGTACCGCATATGCACAAGCTCTGATCACATGATTTGAAAAAGAAAGTGGGGACGAAAACATTTGTGTTCTTTCTCTCCCTCATTTGTCCGTCCTTCATAACAAGGCAGTCAGTCTACTATCATCAGTCTGATTTACCTAATAAGGTCTTCAACTTATAAGAGGCTTCTTTTGGTATGAACTGTGTCTGTGTTGAGAATTCCTGCAAAGCAGTGTTTTTAATTCAGGGTTTGTTTGGGGGTTTTTCTTTCCAGCTAGGGTTAAGTATTTATAAGAGGCATTATAAGAGGCactgtaatatttatattttggtgTGTGCTGTGAAACTTGAAAACTGTGAAAAGTTGGGTAATATATCCGTAAAATACATCAGTAGAATTTTGCATAAAAGCAGATTAGAAAGTTTTACATATTTGCGctgtaatatttgtattttgctGTGTACTGTAAAAAGTGTTTAGGCAAAATTTGTAATTTGCGATAATATATCTGTAGCCGTTAGGACCACATGGAATCCACGGCCTAAATTTACACAGATTTCCAAAAGatttaaaccattatttaaacCGTTTTAtgtattttcactgtaataattgtGTTTTGGTGtgtactagggatgggcatttcagGTAATTTtatagtcgagtactctaacacatAAAAAACACGTAATcaattacttgaaatttagaatttaagttcgCTCTTCAACTTTTGAGCCTGTTTTTGTAATAAAAGAATCACTGGATAAACAACAAGAtctagataaaaaaaacaaaaaaacaaaaaaaacaacctttGCATATACACAGaaacatacattccaagtcttctaaagcgatacagtcactttaaataatggcagaagtttctttttgggagaactaatggcaagatttaggtgagagaaacagtttaatatttcaggaaattcaaattgcaatattcgagtagcagtcaaatatttaaagctgaatgagtactcgattaatcgattacttgtgcaca of the Myxocyprinus asiaticus isolate MX2 ecotype Aquarium Trade chromosome 49, UBuf_Myxa_2, whole genome shotgun sequence genome contains:
- the LOC127438121 gene encoding BCL-6 corepressor-like isoform X3: MVDASTTCRMNPLSALGIDRTSLMRESLRVHGGMVYPPGIRTLPTEKGYVSDRIPDLLYKPDVSLDSRKTTSSYIGLYKSSPLGNQKPLIVPGTGADALGLDRRVVPADKPPELSLNGSSSYLRVPWMSPYHEAGMYPFLDSSKYAALNMYKASILSQPPPYLPQHLAYQSLCAGAGGSAASAERLFYMPPYPPTPISSPLAPPLRIPTATVAPTALSPMMHHQDKTIQSIGPRIHHEPTTFGQQTIHQQTQPHHQSPNDRQHSSSSGNGASNSKSIRNPSSKNTSSTSSSVSNSSSTGVSSSPSSIVSVDSCPSLVMQPSRPTPRPPQPSVPAPPPPPPLVDSTMKFQKPLYRSPSSSSSSSPLVAHPVYISSISQELRPPIRTSQKSKAKEATLESKKGLGNERKGSSSPVKTTSEKQPKQGPVTKDPADKPLDLSAKIMDFEGPPNGYPPKLEALGKLCYSPTTRYGLPPNRELLKETLSPSSSAVSSSSKTPERPEIISTLPSSWVVPSPTQTISSEANQNKGSSIISNKNLEHAVPQSRSSSCPRSDYQNGSIPNSAPTIMTTASRPSSVSPSPKINGEWPKSGPTPPDKPPNNNHGGSHPLATKPSKTLKKTETPEIGFKPQSSHLENGHTPRHIYMPQGDAYLHPSLAYPSRYLSYPVPESLSLSHLQMSGKGPVYHHPVLLGTNSLYSARLPPKPGLPYGIPPSHGEYLTYHDSQEMVHPLMSPHLPLDHKVSDRLELRHRPLDKPWHHEEAPYKRQSTTTDTDPGYKSERDSERQEVLGSKSQSKPHTVNKDEIVCIDLVQDDTDGSPEPDKHSVIDAKSKEPAKPVGSGTGIGNENGINSEAKEPELMQILRSGLPVIFRPAESEQQPEVCSPHRPQKQPNSPVHSLGEENSSEHSPLPDMLEEQTLRCARTSGERAWTDGAELKVDWHHANRQYMDLCKDRPEDTESHEDEEEGHGLSKNKRSSLAKRIANSSGYVGDRFKCVTTELYADSSKLSREQRALQRAMIRFSELELKEKEGCVSSAAPEQERERERERELAESQHGTGDWEQSQPNSRPSTAHSALSDHTEQHNGVTLTCANNRVPVLQRCGPQVDVSQSRRAEEKRARDEEEGSVGTLTGRKHALSLEASQGHPDCTHTVEERERDRERQTRGEDDNGIAAKRARLISDVWPQPSEQEVKNLKVCIELTGLRLSKPRHLHNLQDLWDRRGQLNHDRPQFGDPNLVVPPTSKSTLPPLQTTRREKLNPCSPEVPRVAPGAPAVDRKVKANGFEEKGLKRKGEVERGWTKEHLEYAESDTAISNHFGGFCGDSSVRKYSALPSHLSDKRQRFKEHRKSVGSSSPSPDPDSTFPSRLRRHGDPEKPKGKRQCKTKHLGQQERKILSQLTSEDCPELSPAHQHKVVKRSAQKRPASHSDFESSPVKPHPPSPAYHPAAPPTPPCPIPEIPTPPDAPAPPVAVEPPASRPMPPEARRLIVNKNAGETLLQRAARLGYEEVVLYCLENKVCDVNHRDNAGYCALHEACSRGWLSIVQHLLEHGADINCSAQDGTRPLHDAVENDHLDVVRMLLSYGADPTLATYSGRGLLKMTHSDIMEGFLSDYFADLQGRPDDDPGVYWEFYGSAVCEPGDDSSGYDILANPPGPGEDEDEQREVFEFEFSDRPLLPCYNIQVSLSQGPRNWLLLSDVLKRLKMSARTFRATFTHIEVVTIAEAEFYKQASLSQLFSCPEELEGFMPDSKELLDLVEISAELVALLGSSLECLDNRWEPASRPRS